From one Lactiplantibacillus paraplantarum genomic stretch:
- a CDS encoding WxL domain-containing protein, whose protein sequence is MQRPRRLIMAWIGLLVLLMSLLVVNGGAIYATTTTTATPIKFEEPSTELVVGQPFTLQLTVPGSHEHQVMVTIPEALTVDQTKTRQANRANLAELDFDADNRKLTLTPSDSTASTTFDLVLSASEAKTYKVTAKALITGPALATTTNSAVASSEKPTTHTMTAEPITFTVAAGSAVDSPPEEAGTESAREVSNDAESSQDPTTDDSSATAKQAATTKHDDNNATNKSSEQSSSTTATSDTTADNDIATSRTAQADSEAERTPKATKATATKAASDITTAAIVINPDGSTTVSTYDDLKSAYTNTAVTTIKLGANITHTSTSATELGTRTTSLTIDGQNHSLDLGIGNFTLGSTTTAQTMTVKNFSSIRGAIASGTSSGGAAGIIQSGTDGGANAGGARWTTTVTDLITTSDVYRLVNAPGNQVNVSGAVTATTVAENMITGGMTFAANSTYIGRKANSSAANKAFFNFTATSTVGTGDRKVTIGSAANVNLLGSASDATRGIFYDQYDAVTVGTNAILTAKMYGNVYRAETANTFTANAGSKVTFENLATTSSNALYYVTPLIPLGNNSTFTVTGGELYITSSGSAPIFGGYMSGLSVLLDSPKAYDIKNTDFAILVQTGSIVETTIKSFKITNSNLSMWSLSLLNLLSASVTYQGITAIEQNGVLITNSGSVLPGLLTFSAARRIANTLSLPTVQFSSPYTSDLNAQLVTNADKKVRVRVITGYTESNGTQTPIYAGTGTATVKLTDDQGATQSGTTDSSGYVNFTLDHFPTAGATMTAQATTTYTSDPVTITVQDKTPPTPVTVKDGKIVADQKAIASGSTTTAGNTLRYTVNGTSADDSNGNAITATAASDGSWSLAMPATKLKANDVIQIFAKDSAGNENPVTSTTYHDATFAAATQYTVAPAIGPTAPTEPEHPGTTNTSGSENTGTGNTGELRLDYAPSQFNFGSVTTSMQPKTYAAQTINGVAKQWLQVSDNRLSTHGWTVTARQNSPFTSTSGAQLTGAKLHLPAGQTYNERATGQLKSYAVDLTTAEQPVFAAPATADVGKDLSTNVWQPTQVQLTVPGNTAQAGQTYNTTVTWTLTANVTN, encoded by the coding sequence TTGCAACGACCACGAAGATTAATAATGGCTTGGATCGGGTTACTCGTTCTCTTAATGAGTCTACTCGTTGTCAACGGCGGTGCCATTTATGCGACAACGACCACCACGGCCACACCAATCAAATTCGAGGAACCATCCACGGAATTAGTGGTTGGCCAACCTTTTACACTTCAGTTGACCGTACCAGGTTCCCATGAACACCAAGTCATGGTCACTATTCCTGAGGCCCTCACCGTTGACCAAACTAAAACCCGGCAAGCCAACAGAGCGAACCTCGCTGAGCTGGATTTTGATGCTGACAACCGGAAGCTAACTTTGACACCATCTGATTCGACAGCCAGTACCACGTTCGATTTGGTCTTGAGCGCCAGTGAAGCAAAAACCTACAAAGTGACCGCGAAAGCACTGATTACTGGGCCGGCATTAGCGACCACTACCAATTCAGCCGTCGCCAGTAGTGAAAAACCGACGACCCACACCATGACCGCTGAACCAATAACTTTCACCGTGGCCGCGGGCTCCGCAGTTGACTCACCTCCTGAAGAAGCCGGCACTGAATCAGCACGTGAGGTCAGCAATGATGCCGAAAGCAGTCAAGACCCGACCACTGACGATTCGTCAGCAACAGCAAAACAAGCGGCTACCACGAAACATGATGACAACAATGCCACGAACAAATCGTCCGAACAGTCGTCTAGTACTACCGCAACATCGGACACGACTGCTGACAACGACATTGCTACTAGTCGCACAGCGCAGGCTGATTCGGAAGCAGAACGGACACCGAAAGCGACTAAAGCGACTGCCACCAAAGCCGCCAGTGACATCACGACCGCCGCAATCGTGATCAATCCAGATGGTAGTACGACCGTTTCAACTTACGATGATTTAAAATCAGCGTATACTAATACCGCCGTCACGACGATTAAATTGGGGGCCAACATTACCCACACGTCAACAAGTGCCACAGAACTAGGCACTCGTACCACCAGCCTGACAATCGACGGGCAAAATCACAGCCTCGATCTCGGCATCGGCAACTTCACATTGGGTTCCACAACCACGGCCCAGACAATGACAGTAAAAAACTTCAGTAGTATTCGTGGCGCAATTGCGAGTGGAACGAGTAGTGGTGGCGCCGCCGGAATCATTCAAAGTGGGACCGATGGTGGGGCTAATGCTGGTGGTGCCCGTTGGACGACTACAGTGACCGATTTAATCACTACCAGCGACGTGTACCGCCTAGTCAACGCTCCTGGTAATCAAGTCAATGTCAGCGGCGCCGTCACCGCAACAACTGTCGCTGAAAACATGATTACTGGTGGAATGACCTTTGCCGCCAACAGCACGTACATCGGTCGCAAGGCTAATAGTAGTGCCGCCAACAAAGCTTTCTTCAACTTTACGGCAACTAGTACAGTCGGGACTGGAGACCGTAAAGTCACCATTGGCAGCGCAGCTAATGTTAACTTGCTAGGTAGCGCATCAGACGCGACTCGGGGTATTTTCTATGACCAGTATGATGCCGTCACGGTGGGTACCAACGCTATCCTAACCGCCAAGATGTACGGTAACGTCTATCGGGCAGAAACAGCAAACACGTTTACCGCCAACGCTGGCAGTAAGGTCACGTTTGAGAACTTAGCCACAACTAGTAGTAATGCGCTCTACTACGTTACCCCGTTGATTCCGCTTGGCAACAACAGTACGTTTACCGTGACGGGTGGCGAGTTGTATATCACTAGTAGTGGCTCAGCCCCTATTTTTGGTGGCTACATGTCCGGTTTGAGCGTCTTGCTAGATTCCCCTAAGGCCTACGACATTAAAAATACGGACTTTGCGATTCTCGTTCAAACGGGGTCAATCGTCGAGACGACCATTAAAAGTTTCAAAATCACGAACAGTAACCTGAGTATGTGGTCATTGTCCTTATTGAACCTGTTGAGCGCCAGTGTGACCTATCAAGGGATCACCGCCATCGAACAGAACGGGGTCCTGATTACCAACAGCGGTAGCGTCTTACCGGGACTACTCACCTTCTCGGCTGCGCGCCGAATTGCGAACACCCTCTCATTACCGACTGTGCAATTCAGCTCACCGTATACGAGTGACTTGAACGCCCAGCTCGTCACCAATGCCGACAAGAAGGTCCGCGTTCGCGTTATCACCGGTTATACAGAATCGAATGGCACACAAACGCCGATTTACGCTGGAACGGGCACGGCAACCGTCAAGTTAACAGATGATCAAGGCGCAACGCAAAGTGGTACGACTGACAGCAGCGGTTACGTTAATTTCACCTTAGATCATTTTCCAACGGCCGGCGCGACTATGACAGCTCAAGCAACAACCACCTATACTTCAGATCCCGTCACCATCACCGTCCAAGATAAAACGCCGCCGACGCCGGTAACCGTTAAAGATGGAAAAATCGTTGCCGACCAAAAAGCGATTGCCAGCGGTTCCACGACGACGGCTGGTAACACACTTCGTTACACGGTTAACGGGACCTCCGCAGATGATAGCAACGGCAATGCCATCACAGCAACCGCTGCCAGTGATGGGAGTTGGTCCCTTGCGATGCCAGCCACTAAATTAAAAGCTAATGACGTCATTCAGATTTTTGCGAAAGATAGTGCGGGAAACGAGAATCCGGTCACCAGTACAACTTATCATGATGCCACGTTTGCCGCCGCTACCCAATACACCGTCGCACCGGCAATCGGCCCGACTGCACCAACTGAACCCGAACACCCTGGTACGACCAATACCAGTGGGAGCGAAAACACTGGGACCGGTAATACGGGCGAACTTCGTTTAGACTACGCGCCCAGCCAATTTAACTTTGGCAGTGTCACAACAAGTATGCAGCCCAAAACCTACGCAGCCCAGACAATTAATGGCGTCGCGAAACAGTGGCTCCAAGTTTCCGATAATCGGTTATCAACTCACGGTTGGACCGTCACTGCCCGTCAAAACAGTCCTTTCACTAGTACTAGTGGCGCCCAACTCACCGGCGCCAAGTTGCACCTTCCTGCCGGGCAGACCTATAATGAACGCGCTACGGGCCAGCTCAAAAGCTACGCAGTCGATCTCACAACCGCCGAACAACCCGTCTTTGCAGCCCCCGCAACGGCCGACGTGGGGAAGGACCTTTCAACCAACGTCTGGCAGCCCACCCAAGTTCAATTGACCGTTCCTGGCAACACCGCTCAAGCGGGCCAAACCTATAACACAACCGTAACTTGGACACTAACGGCTAACGTGACGAACTAA
- a CDS encoding LPXTG cell wall anchor domain-containing protein, with protein sequence MAKFRRLVLLSLSLGLALAGGCRSPDALAATSTDTSVTLTDWQAGTDLTNFQHPRPHQYLAVPNIIATAAQQVSTQTPSAAAIQPDQSVLPQTDEARQLLVWLGLLTAGLTGWLVWLMQRRRE encoded by the coding sequence ATGGCTAAATTCAGGCGGCTAGTTTTACTATCATTAAGCCTTGGACTAGCCCTCGCTGGTGGCTGTCGGAGTCCCGATGCCCTAGCGGCAACGTCAACTGACACTAGTGTAACATTGACCGACTGGCAAGCCGGGACGGATCTGACAAATTTCCAACACCCCCGTCCCCATCAGTATCTGGCGGTACCCAATATCATCGCCACCGCTGCTCAACAAGTCTCGACTCAGACGCCATCAGCCGCGGCGATACAGCCGGATCAATCAGTGTTACCACAAACGGATGAGGCCCGCCAACTCTTAGTCTGGTTAGGTCTGTTGACAGCTGGCTTGACTGGTTGGCTCGTGTGGCTCATGCAACGCCGAAGGGAGTGA
- a CDS encoding DUF916 and DUF3324 domain-containing protein, protein MKKLMCLFGVIGGLVFMSLTSPSIQATATNAEVQYSVNKISPGQEVDASSPFFDLKAKAGTTRKIQARVYNPTDQAITVKTQLLTTFTNDSGQIAYTQTAKRYDASLKYRFDQIATLAAGSDKVTVPAKSNRVVSATINIPKGFDTGVILGSWYFEKMGQGAKKASKGVNINQKYSYALAVKLTAKEIAQPKLTLGTVTPGLRNYRKVVLATIRNPEPAVVSQLKLTTKVTRKGSSKVLYQNSSDNLIMAPNSNFTYPTFLDDQVMRAGDYTLSVTATTNDSKWAKKTWHWSRDFKITTEQARQNNQKAKNDPAAPISIWWYVLIVIVIAGLSAGIVYLIMKRHNRRT, encoded by the coding sequence ATGAAAAAATTGATGTGCTTATTCGGCGTAATTGGTGGCTTGGTTTTCATGAGTTTGACCTCACCAAGCATCCAGGCCACCGCTACCAATGCCGAAGTTCAATATAGTGTTAATAAAATCAGTCCGGGCCAAGAAGTCGATGCTAGCAGTCCGTTTTTCGACCTTAAGGCCAAGGCGGGCACCACTCGTAAAATTCAGGCGCGGGTCTATAACCCGACTGACCAAGCAATTACGGTCAAGACCCAGCTACTCACGACATTTACGAATGATTCAGGCCAAATCGCTTACACCCAAACAGCCAAACGATACGATGCCAGCTTAAAATATCGTTTTGATCAAATTGCGACTTTGGCAGCCGGTTCCGATAAAGTCACGGTCCCCGCCAAAAGTAACCGGGTCGTCAGCGCCACAATCAACATTCCCAAAGGATTCGATACCGGTGTAATCTTAGGCTCATGGTACTTCGAAAAAATGGGGCAAGGCGCGAAAAAAGCATCCAAGGGCGTCAATATTAACCAAAAATATAGTTATGCGTTAGCGGTTAAACTGACGGCCAAAGAAATTGCACAGCCTAAGTTGACTTTGGGGACGGTCACTCCCGGATTACGCAACTATCGCAAAGTCGTGCTCGCGACCATTCGGAACCCAGAACCAGCAGTGGTCTCGCAATTAAAACTGACCACTAAGGTCACGAGAAAAGGCAGTTCCAAGGTACTCTATCAGAACAGTAGCGACAACTTGATCATGGCCCCCAATTCGAACTTCACTTACCCCACTTTTTTAGACGATCAAGTCATGCGGGCGGGTGATTATACCTTATCCGTCACCGCAACGACTAACGACTCCAAATGGGCCAAAAAAACTTGGCATTGGTCCCGGGACTTTAAGATTACGACTGAACAAGCACGTCAAAATAATCAAAAAGCCAAGAATGACCCGGCCGCCCCCATCAGTATCTGGTGGTACGTCCTAATCGTCATTGTAATTGCTGGCTTATCCGCCGGAATCGTTTATCTAATTATGAAACGACACAATCGCAGAACCTAA
- a CDS encoding WxL domain-containing protein, whose translation MLTRFSLSAGLVILGLMTSGMTAMGATTDGTITFQDDTSATAPVDPTSPNVPLTPADPNNPATNNTGTLTLDVAPKSIDFGTATTSNAAKTYTATGTYNQYLQVSDKRTTANGWQVNVKQDRTLTNDSNNHVLNGAVIHLPQGTARNSLNEPASVADTKLTVAPSVSVSSFDQVVFSAPNQAGVGKATSTNTWNAGAVTLSIPKLTAQVGNYTNNLVWTLVAATTN comes from the coding sequence ATGCTTACTCGTTTTAGTCTTAGCGCTGGTTTAGTGATTCTGGGACTAATGACAAGTGGGATGACAGCCATGGGGGCAACGACTGATGGCACAATAACTTTCCAAGATGATACTAGTGCCACAGCACCAGTCGACCCGACTAGTCCTAACGTCCCATTAACGCCCGCTGATCCAAATAACCCAGCTACTAATAACACCGGCACATTAACACTTGACGTGGCTCCTAAAAGCATCGATTTTGGTACCGCAACAACATCCAACGCTGCCAAAACTTATACCGCAACTGGCACCTATAATCAATATCTACAAGTCTCAGACAAACGCACGACTGCCAATGGCTGGCAGGTCAACGTGAAGCAGGATCGCACGTTAACTAACGATAGTAACAATCACGTGCTTAATGGTGCTGTTATTCATCTACCACAAGGAACAGCCCGTAATTCTTTGAATGAGCCAGCTTCGGTAGCCGACACCAAACTAACTGTTGCACCGAGCGTAAGCGTTTCCAGCTTTGACCAAGTCGTTTTCAGCGCCCCAAATCAGGCGGGTGTCGGTAAAGCCACTTCCACAAATACTTGGAACGCGGGTGCAGTGACCCTTTCAATCCCCAAGCTGACGGCCCAAGTCGGTAACTATACGAACAACTTAGTTTGGACGTTAGTTGCTGCAACCACCAACTAG
- a CDS encoding WxL domain-containing protein has product MKKTVITATMLLSLLGMPAVMATADSTARTDTNLELTENTGPTVPVDPTNPANPQDPADPDNPATGNMGALTLDVAPKTFNFGSVQTYAAEHTYEATTTDSGHQYLQVTDNRGTDEQGWAVTVEQDQDLTETAESGTHVLTGTTIHVPAGIARNSLASSSVDPDTNLDVKTADVTNTSGAVTVFSTTTTPSAGKGTSVKAWNPTDVTLTIPQNTAKPGTYTNTLTWTLTAATTS; this is encoded by the coding sequence ATGAAAAAAACAGTGATTACTGCAACCATGTTGTTAAGCTTACTGGGAATGCCCGCCGTCATGGCAACGGCTGACTCAACTGCCCGCACAGACACTAATTTGGAATTAACAGAAAATACGGGACCAACTGTTCCAGTGGACCCAACTAATCCAGCCAATCCACAAGACCCAGCAGATCCAGACAACCCGGCTACCGGTAATATGGGCGCCCTAACACTGGACGTGGCCCCCAAAACTTTTAATTTTGGCTCTGTCCAGACCTATGCTGCCGAGCACACTTATGAGGCTACTACGACAGATAGTGGTCATCAATACTTGCAGGTCACCGACAACCGGGGGACTGACGAACAAGGTTGGGCCGTCACCGTTGAGCAAGATCAAGACTTAACTGAAACTGCTGAGAGTGGCACGCACGTCTTGACTGGAACGACCATTCACGTGCCTGCCGGAATTGCACGTAATAGTCTCGCATCCAGCTCGGTTGACCCTGACACCAATCTGGATGTGAAAACTGCCGATGTGACCAATACTAGTGGTGCCGTGACTGTCTTCAGTACCACAACTACCCCGAGTGCTGGTAAAGGAACATCAGTTAAAGCATGGAACCCAACCGACGTAACGTTAACGATCCCCCAAAACACGGCCAAACCAGGAACTTATACCAATACTTTGACTTGGACCTTGACAGCCGCTACCACTAGTTAG